CGCCGACCGCGAGGCGTCCACCCTGATCATGACCGCCCTGGCCGCCGCGTTCCCGTCGGACGGCCTGCTGTCCGAGGAGGAAACCGACGACCGCGCCCGCCTGGGCCATGACCGGGTGTGGATCGTGGACCCCATCGACGGTACGAAGGAGTACTCGACGGGCCTGCCGGACTACTGCGTCAGCATCGGTCTAGCGGTGGGCGGCGAGCCGGTGCTGGGCGTCGTGTACGCCCCGGAGACGGACGAACTGTTCAGCGGCGTGGTGGGGCAGGGCGTGTTCCTGAACGGCCAGCCGGTGCCTGCGCCCGGCAGCGGGCCAGACTGGCGCATTGCCGTGTCCGACACCGAACACGGGCGGGAACTGCACCGCACCTCGCTGCCCGGCATGAAACCCAGCGGGAGCATCGCCCTGAAACTCGCGCGGATCGCAGCCGGTCAGGTCGACGCGACCTTCACCATGTCCCCCCGCAGCGAGTGGGACATCGCCGCCGGACACGCCCTGCTGCGCGCCGCCGGAGGTGACCTGCGCCGCCGCGACGGCCGTCCCGTCCGGTACAACCAGCTGCGCCCGCACATCGAACAGGGGTTGATCGGCGGCACGCCCGCCGCCCTGGACTGGCTGGAAGGGCAGCTGCGCGGGCACCGCCTGCCCGTCGCGCACCTGGGCCTGACCCCGTCGGACCCCGCCTGGACGCTGCTGCCCGAATCCGACCGCGCCGCGCTGGACGGGCACCCCGGCGTGAACGTCCGCCACGCCAGCGGCGAGGTGCTGGCCCTGCTCGTCGTGAACCCCGGCACCCGGCAGGTCGAGCGGGCCGAGGGCGACGCCTTCCACCTGGACCGCCTGACGCGGGACGTGACCCGCGCGCTGGGCACCACCCAGAGCTGAGCGGCATGCAAGGCCCTCTCACACCCCGCGTCACCCTGAAACCCCTGCTGGACTTCACGCCGCACGAGTGGCGCGTCCTGCACGGCTTCTTCCGCGACCGGGAACTGGCCGACTGGAACGACGCCAAACCCATCCGCCTGCCCGGCTTCCTGTTCCGCCGCATCATGCAGGACGAGGAACACACCGGCGAACGCCACGGCTTCGGCATCCTCGACGAGCACGGCACCCTGATCGGCAGCGCCGAACTGTACGACCTGCGCCCCTCTCCGCCCCTCACGCCGACCGCCGCCACGCTGGGCGTCATGATCGGCCTGCCGGACCTGTGGGGGCAGGGCTACGGACGCGAGGCCGTGCAGGCCCTCCTGCAGTGGGCGTTCACGCGCCGCGACCCCACCCTGAACCGCATCCGCCTGACCACCTTCGGACACAACCGCCGCGCCCAGCGGGCCTTCCTCGCCTGCGGGTTCCGCGAGGTACACCGCACCGAACGCGAGGGCCGCACCGACGTGCACATGGAACTCACCCGCCCCGAATGGCTGGCCGCGCACCCGCCCGGC
The Deinococcus sedimenti DNA segment above includes these coding regions:
- a CDS encoding GNAT family N-acetyltransferase — encoded protein: MQGPLTPRVTLKPLLDFTPHEWRVLHGFFRDRELADWNDAKPIRLPGFLFRRIMQDEEHTGERHGFGILDEHGTLIGSAELYDLRPSPPLTPTAATLGVMIGLPDLWGQGYGREAVQALLQWAFTRRDPTLNRIRLTTFGHNRRAQRAFLACGFREVHRTEREGRTDVHMELTRPEWLAAHPPGGSE
- a CDS encoding 3'(2'),5'-bisphosphate nucleotidase CysQ, which produces MTAPTFSHELTVASALAREAGALLLAHLRAGFTVEHKTSADDPVTVADREASTLIMTALAAAFPSDGLLSEEETDDRARLGHDRVWIVDPIDGTKEYSTGLPDYCVSIGLAVGGEPVLGVVYAPETDELFSGVVGQGVFLNGQPVPAPGSGPDWRIAVSDTEHGRELHRTSLPGMKPSGSIALKLARIAAGQVDATFTMSPRSEWDIAAGHALLRAAGGDLRRRDGRPVRYNQLRPHIEQGLIGGTPAALDWLEGQLRGHRLPVAHLGLTPSDPAWTLLPESDRAALDGHPGVNVRHASGEVLALLVVNPGTRQVERAEGDAFHLDRLTRDVTRALGTTQS